Proteins from a genomic interval of uncultured Desulfuromusa sp.:
- a CDS encoding response regulator transcription factor: MHILVVEDEKKVSTFIQRGLEEEGFSVDAAFDGEEGVKKAESGTYDLILMDIMLPKMDGLAAVKYLRDKNIMTPILCLTARDSVDDKVTGLDIGADDYLAKPFAFIELVARCRALIRRGSNDRGAEIFFADLRLDPVSHKVWRAGEEISLTSKEYALMEYFIRNPNRVLTRLMIAENVWDYTFDSFTNIIDVYVNYLRNKIDQKYDKKLIHTVRGAGYALKES, translated from the coding sequence ATGCACATTCTTGTTGTTGAAGATGAAAAAAAGGTTTCAACTTTTATACAGCGGGGGCTTGAAGAAGAAGGTTTTTCTGTTGATGCCGCTTTTGATGGTGAAGAGGGAGTAAAAAAGGCTGAATCGGGGACTTATGATCTGATTTTGATGGATATCATGCTGCCCAAAATGGATGGTCTGGCAGCAGTTAAATATCTGCGTGATAAAAATATTATGACACCGATCCTTTGCCTCACCGCCCGGGATTCTGTTGATGATAAAGTGACCGGGCTGGATATCGGAGCCGATGATTATCTCGCCAAACCTTTTGCTTTTATTGAACTGGTTGCCCGTTGCCGTGCTTTGATTCGTCGCGGTTCTAATGACCGGGGAGCTGAAATATTCTTTGCTGACCTTCGCCTTGACCCTGTCTCCCACAAAGTATGGCGCGCTGGTGAAGAAATATCTCTGACCTCAAAAGAATATGCTCTTATGGAATATTTCATCCGTAATCCGAACCGCGTCCTTACGCGGTTGATGATCGCTGAGAATGTTTGGGATTACACTTTTGACTCTTTTACCAATATCATCGATGTTTATGTCAATTACTTACGGAATAAAATTGACCAGAAGTACGATAAAAAATTGATTCATACCGTCAGAGGTGCAGGGTACGCACTGAAAGAGTCTTGA
- a CDS encoding AEC family transporter: MWSDLGFSLAITAPIFSMLGFGILFKRLGWITDEFARVGSDLVFKVTLPCLLFVKLVETDFVHNLPIKLIFYAILATIAVFLILDRMIAVRLKKSFDRGAFVQGAFRSNMGIIGLAFCISAFGDRVVAAASIYLAVLTTLFNVLAVITLTRHQSISTNKTTYTHIIASIGKNPLILSIVAGVLISLSGLQVPEFFLTTGGYFARMTLPLALLCAGASIRLQEFHASKALYWSSAAKLVFVPLIITLGGIAIGLRGEHLGVLYLMCASPTAAASYPMTQAMGGNHHLAAAIIAATSLGSMVFTTLGIFVLRSFQLI; this comes from the coding sequence ATGTGGTCCGATTTAGGTTTTTCTCTGGCGATTACGGCGCCGATTTTCAGCATGCTTGGTTTTGGGATTCTTTTCAAACGGCTCGGCTGGATTACAGATGAATTTGCCAGAGTAGGATCAGACCTTGTTTTTAAGGTCACCTTGCCGTGCTTGCTATTTGTCAAACTGGTTGAAACTGATTTCGTCCATAATTTACCGATAAAATTAATTTTTTATGCGATTCTGGCGACGATTGCTGTTTTCCTGATCCTCGATCGCATGATCGCTGTACGCCTGAAAAAGAGTTTTGATCGGGGCGCCTTTGTCCAGGGGGCGTTTCGCAGTAATATGGGGATCATCGGTTTGGCATTCTGCATCAGTGCTTTCGGTGACAGGGTTGTAGCAGCAGCGTCTATCTATCTGGCAGTTTTAACCACACTGTTCAATGTTCTTGCCGTGATTACGTTGACACGGCATCAGAGTATTTCCACTAATAAAACAACCTATACCCATATTATTGCGAGTATAGGTAAAAATCCTTTGATTCTGTCGATTGTCGCAGGTGTGCTCATCTCTTTGAGTGGGTTGCAGGTTCCTGAGTTTTTTCTCACTACGGGAGGATATTTCGCGCGGATGACTTTACCTCTGGCATTGCTGTGTGCCGGGGCTTCTATCCGTCTTCAGGAGTTCCATGCTTCAAAGGCTCTTTATTGGTCTTCTGCGGCAAAGCTGGTTTTTGTTCCCCTGATAATAACCCTTGGCGGTATCGCGATTGGTTTACGTGGTGAACATTTAGGGGTTCTTTATTTAATGTGTGCTTCTCCAACTGCAGCAGCAAGTTATCCCATGACCCAGGCTATGGGGGGGAATCATCATCTTGCCGCTGCCATCATTGCAGCTACGTCGTTAGGATCGATGGTTTTTACAACCTTGGGCATTTTTGTATTACGCAGTTTTCAGCT